CCTGATAGTGGTGGGCGCGTGAACCGCCTACAAAAAGCATCACCTTCTTGCCGCGGCAGCGTTCCTGGTACAGCTGGCGGGCTTCCGAAACCGCCGGCATTTCTTCTTCAATAACCCGTTCGGTCTGTTCAATCAGCTTTTCATCCCCGAAATAACGGGCAATCTTGCGCAGGGACTTGGCAGTTGCTTCCGCCCCGATAAAATTAACCTTAATCCAGGGAATGCCGTATTTGGTTTCCATCATATCAGCCATATAGTTGATAGAACGGTGGCACATGACCAGATTAAGTTCGGCAGTATGGGAACGGCACATGCTGTCATGGTCTGAGTTGCCGCAGAAGGTTGAAACCAGCTCAAACCCGCAGCGGGCAAACAGGTCTTCAATTACAAAAGCGTCCCCGCCGATGTTATATTCACCCAGCAGATTTACCCGGTAGGGTGAGGGCGAAGCGGTGTTATCCGTACCCACCATATGCTTGAATATCTGGTTGTTGGCTATATGGTGTCCGGCAGACTGTGAGACCCCCTTGTAGCCTTCACAGCTGAAACCGAAAACCTTGATGCCCAGTTTTTCCTGCGCCGCCCGGGTAACCTGATGGATATCGTCTCCAATCAGACCCACCGGACAGGTAGCATGAACAACTATGGTCTTGGGCTTGAAAAGCTGGTATGCCTCTTCTATAGCCTGGGCCAGTTTTTTCTCACCCCCGAAGACTATTTCTGACTCCTGCATATCAGTAGATAAACAGTAAGTCATAAAATTTTCGTCTTCCGGCTTGGGCGGGCGGGTCTGGTTACGCCGGGTCAGCCATGAATAAAAACCGCACCCGATAGGGCCGTGAGTAATGCTTAAAACATCTCTGGTGGGCCCCAAAATAACGCCTTTGCACCCTGCATAAGCACAGCCCCGCATGGTAATCAGGCCGGGAACAGTCCGGGCGTTGGCCGCAATTTGGGGTGTTTCGTCTGTGCCGGTATTAACTACAATAGCCTTAGCCCTTTTGCGGGCAATTTTTGAAGGAAAATCAGCAACCAGCTTATCCTTGATTTCCTCCGGGTTATATATTGATTCCTTTACCACGGTTTTGCTCCTTACAAGACATTGACCACAGAGTCTATGGCGTCCTCGCCCCGTTCACCTGTACGTAACCGTACCGCTTCCAGTACCGGCATGACAAAGATTTTGCCGTCACCGTGATTTTCTGTCCGGTTTACTTCTATAACTGTATTAACCACTGTTTTCACCTGATCATCCGGCACCACCAGGGTAATCAGCCGCTTGGGTACCAGCTTGAGAGACGGCCCAAGCTGGGAAATGGCTTCTTCATGGCCGCCTTCGGCTCCCGCCAGCAGCAGATAATCCACATTACCTTTACCCCGGCCCATGGTCTTCAGCATCGTAATGGAAGCAAAGCCAGCATCCACCAGGGCGCGCTTAGTAATATTTATCTTGTTAAACCTGATAATAGCCATAACCTCTTTCATATGTACCCCCTACAAAACAGCGCTGCCGGTGCTGATGGTATAGGCTTCTTCCACCGGTGAGATAAAAATCTTACCGTCACCGAAGTTGCCTTTTTCACCAGTCCGGGCAGTTTTCATAATGGTATCAATGACAAATTCCTTGTCCTTGTCATCTATAACTGTCAAAAGCAGCACTTTGGGCAATTCGTCATAGGAAACACTGCCAGCCCGGATACCCCGCTGTTTGCCGCGCCCGAAAACGTCTATCTTGGTAACAGCCGGAAAGCCGGCATACATAAGCTCCGCCATAACATCGTCCACTTTTTCAGGGCGCACAATGGCCCGCACCATAATCATCATTGTCGTCTCCTCTTTTGAAATTTATTAGGAAATAACCCCGAATTCCACCAGCAGGGATTCCAGTTCATCTACGCTGATAGGTTTAGGCACTACAAACATTTGGTTGTTATCTATAGCCTTAGCCAAAGCCCGGTATTCGTCAGCCTGCTTGGCCTGCGGATTCCATTCGATAACTGTCTTCTTGTTGATTTCAGCCCGCTGGACATCATTGTCCCGGGGGACGAAATGAATCATCTGGGTGCCAAGACGTTTGGCAAATTCGGCAATCATTTCCTTTTCATTGTCCACCATGCGGCTGTTGCAGATAAGCCCGCCCAGTTTAACCGAGCCGGCATCGGCAAATTTGCGGATACCCTTGCAGATATTGTTAGCCGCATACATGGCCATCATCTCGCCTGAGCAGACTATATAAACTTCTTCCGCCTTGCCTTCGCGTATAGGCATGGCAAAGCCGCCGCAGACCACGTCTCCCAGAACATCATAGAAAACATAGTCCAGGGGAGAGTCTGATTCATACCCGCCCAGCTGTTCCATCAGATTAACCGCCGTAATAATACCCCGGCCGGCACAGCCTACGCCCGGTTCCGGGCCGCCGGATTCCACGCACAGGGTATTGCCGAAACCGGTCTTGCGGACAAGGTCCAGCTCTACGTCCTCACCCTCCTCACGCAGAGTATCCAGCACCGTTTTCTGGGCCAGTCCTCCCAAAAGCAACCGGGTAGAATCAGCCTTAGGGTCACAGCCCACCACCAGTACCTTGCGTCCCATTTCGGCCAGAGCCGCCACCGTATTCTGGGTGGTCGTTGACTTGCCGATACCTCCCTTGCCGTAGATAGCCACCTTCCTCATTTCAAACCTCCTTGAGATTGTAAGCACTATTTGCCTGAATTTTTTAAGACATTCTCACTTTACCAATTCTGTATTGCCGCACGGTTTCTATCAGGTAAAATATTTGTTTCCCGCAGATTTCCAAAAGGTAAACTGGCCGCAAGCAGAAAAGTACCAGAGAGAAAAACCAGATTCTAATCAACCAGCCAGGCTGCCGGTTTGGGCTGTTTCCCCTGCCTGTCCAACTACTACCAGATGCTCCGTGGGGAAACAGAAATTGAGGCGGCTGCCCACTTTAAGGGAAGCATCCGCCGGAGGGGGAAGAAAGGCTTCAAAGGTATACTGCAAATTTGCACCGGCGGAAAAGAAACAGCGGGTTGAAGCGACTTCATTTATCACTCCGCTGACCACCCCCGGCAGGCTGTTTTCTTCGGCGGCCGCAGACACCCGGACAAATTCAGAGCGGATACCCAAAGTAAGACGCATACCTACCGCCAGCTGCATCTGTTCAGGCAGACGTATCTTGAACAGGCTAAGGCCGGGTACTTCCAGATATAAATCCTGTCCGATTATCTGGCTGACTGTCCCGACCAGCAGGTTTTTAAAGCCCATCAGCCCGGCTACCGTCAGATTAGCCGGAGAACCCACTATCTTGCCTTTGTCCCCGCACTGGGCTATCCGCCCGGATTCATATATGGCCATTTTGGATGACATCCGGTAGCCTTCGGCAAAATTATGGGTAACCAGAATAATAATGCCCTTGTAAAACTGCTGAAGGCTAAGCAGCTCTATTTCCAGACTTTCCTTAACCACCGCGTCCAAAGCCGAAAAAGGCTCATCCAGCAGGAGTACCCTGGGTTCGGGGGCAATGGCTCTGGCCAAAGCTACCCGCTGCTGCTGCCCGGCAGACAGCTGGCTGGGAAAGCGATGCCCCAGAGAGGCTATATGCATATTTTCCATCAGACGGGTGATAATGCCGTCACTTTCGGCCTTTTCCAGATGCCTTATACCATAAGCAATGTTATCCCTGACGGTAAGGTGGGGAAAAAGGGCATAGTTTTGAAAAACAAATCCCACCCGGCGTACCTGAGGGCGGATATCAATCTTGCGGGAGGTATCCAGCAGGACTTCCCCGTTCAGATTTATATACCCTTCGTCAACCTGAGTAAGCCCGGCAACACACTGCAGGGTCATGGTTTTGCCGGAACCGGAAGGCCCCAGCATAGCCATTATCCCGCTGTCAGCCGAAAAAGCCACCTCCAAATCAAAACCGGGCAGTTTCTTTTTTATGTTAACTTCAAGCATTTACCCCCTCCTCAAAGCCATTTCAGCCGCCTTACCGCCGTTTTAGGGCTTGGCCGGTATTTTCAGCTTCCAGTAAGTCAAAGCCGCCAGTGATACAAAAGAAATGGCCAGTACAATAAAGACCAGTACCATAGCTTTATCCGTATGTCCGGCCTGAATATTGAAATAAATAGCCACCGGAATAGTGGTGGTCTTGCCGGGTATATTTCCGGCCAGCATCAGGGTAGCCCCGAATTCACCCAGAGCCCGGGCAAACGCCAGCACAGTAGCCGCCATAATAGCCGGACGGGCAGCCGGCATGGTAATAGTCCAGAAAACCCGCCACTCGCTAGCCCCCAGTGTCCGGGCGGCATTTTCAATATTTACGTCCACCTGCTCAAAACCCGCTCTGGCGGACATATACATCAGGGGAAAGGTCATGATAACGGCGGCGATTACGGTGGCCGGCCAGGAGAATACTACCGTCATATCAAACAGCGATAGGAATTCTCCCAGCGGCCCGTTTTTGCCAAACAGCATCAGCAGGCCGAAACCGACCACCGTAGGCGGAAGCACCAGCGGCAGGATAAAAATCCCGTCTATCATGCCCTTGTATTTGCCTGAGTATCTGGCCATCCAGCGGGCTACCGCAATACCCAGAATAAAGGTTATGGCGGTAGTAACCAGAACCGTTTTGCATGATATCCACAGTGGTAAAAGATATGAATCCACATCCGCTTCCAATAAGTTAATTTAAGGGTTTAACCCTCAGCTAAACTAAAGCCGTATTCGGCAAAGATAGCAGCCGCTTCCTGCCCGAAAAGAAAATCTATATATGCCTGGGCAGCTTCAATATCCTGGCAGCCCTTTATAATGGCGGCAGGGTATACAATCAGGGTATTCACCTCAGCCGGGGCTTCGGCTACTATCACTACACCATCTGTAATGGCAGCATCAGTGGAATAAACAATACCGGCTTCCACATTAGCGCCTTCCACATAGCCCAGAACCTGGCGGACATCACTGCCTAAAATCAGCTTGGGCAGCAGCTGGTCATAAATACCCAGTATCTCCAAAGCTTTTTTACCGTAAGTTCCCGCCGGTACAAATTCCGGGTCACCCAGGGCGATGCGCACCACGCCTGAATCCAGAAGGTCCATAAAACTGTCCAGCCCCAGGGTACTATCAGACGGGACAATCAGAACAATCTTATTATTCAAAAGATTGCGGCGGCTGGAATCCACCAGAAAACCGCCTTCTTCCAGGGCATTCATCTGGGCGGGTGCCGCCGAGATAAACACATCTACCGGAGCCCCGTTTTCAATCTGCTTCTGCAAAGTACCGGAAGAAGCAAAGTTGACACTCAAAGTAACCCAGCTGTTTTCCTGCATGTACAGGGCATTAATCTCCTGGAGGGCATCAGTCATGCTGGCGGCGGCGGAAATACTGATTTCAACAGCTACATGGTTTTCCTCAGCCGGGGAACAGCCGGAAAAAACCAACACCCCCATTACCGCAAAAACAGCCACAAACCGGGGTAAAATACGGTTAACCATTCTCTTCATAAAATTTGTCTCCTCTTCAGGGCCAAGGAATGTGAAATAGCTTTCCTCAGAAAACTAACCGGCCGGGATTTAGATATCCTGAGAGTTAGTGGCTTCCAATAATCCAGCCCTGCTTTTAATATATTTACTATACAAAAGCAGTGTTGCCAGCTAATTAATGGCAGTTAAAATGTTTGTTTCTTGAATGTTTCCGGCAGGTAAACAGGCTAGGCAACCGGCAGACGGGCAGCGCGGAAGGTGTATCCCACCCCTCTGACCGTCTTGATATATTTCTCGTTAAAGTCACCTATTTTGGAACGCAGACGCCGGATATGCACGTCTACGGTGCGGGTGCCGCCGTAATAGTCAAACCCCCAGATAGTCTCCAGCAGAGATTCGCGGGTATAGACCCGCCCCCGGTTAGAAGCCAAGTATTTCAGCAGCTCATACTCTTTAAGCGTCAGGCTAAGCAAACGGTCTTTGACCCTGACCTCATAACTGTCCAAAGTTATTGAAATGTCATCTATCTCTATAATATTCCGGCTGACTTTCTGCCGGAACTGGTAAATAATCCGCCCCAGCCGGAATTCCATTTCCGGGCGGCTGTAAGGCGTGATAATAATTTCATCAAACTCAAACTGGCGGGGAATTTTGCGCATGGTCTTTTCATTCACCACCGCCACCAGGGGTATATCAGGGGTAAAAACCTTTCCGCCCAAAAGTTTCTCACAGGCCTCAAGGCGGTCGTCATCCCAATCAATAAGGCAGATAATTACCGCATCCAGCGGTTCGGTGCTGTTTTCCAGCAGCTTAACCAGCGAAAAATCAAAACTCAGGCAGGAATAACCGGCCTCAGTCAGGTCATTTTCAAGCCCGTTAGGCAAAATATCGGAACAGCCGATGAGCGCCAGTTTCGGGGTATTATCAGGTAACTTTCTGTTCATCATAAATCTATGATAACAGTCAATTATTACCGGTATATTACCGTTTTATTACATCTTATCTTAAAAAATAATGTAACACGGCTGTAATATTTATAACTATGCAAACGTAAAATATACTAAAAACAAACCACCCAGGATTTTCGGGGGGTTGACAAACATCTGTTTAGCTACTAAATTATTTAACAGTCAAACTACTACTTGGCAGGCAGCACAAGAACATGACAGACCAGCACAACCGGATTAAAGCAGATACCGAAAGGGATGAACTCACCCAGCAGATTCTCGAGCATATGCATGTACTGATACATCATATTAAGCGGGACGTATCTGCCACACACCCGCATCTCAGCCCGCCCCAAGCCCGGTTGATTTTTATAATCAGCCAGCACAGTGATTCAGGTATATCCGTAAAGGAATTAGCCCGTCTGATGTCAATTACCCCGGGTGCTGTCACGCAGTTTATAAACGGGTTGATTGATAAAAACCTGATAACCCGGGAAACAGACCCGGCGGACAGGCGCAGTATCAAGATAAAACTAACCCCGCCAGCCGAAAAGGAGATCCAAAACCTGAAAAAAGATTTCTTCAATTCAGCCGCCCGAAAATTTGGGGCGCTGAATACCGAAGAAATGAAAATACTAGTCAATCTGGTCAGCAAAATAAACCCCGCACCGGCTACCGAAGAAAACTTACCTTAGAGGTTTGGGGATAAGCGGTTGATTTGAAAATTAGTAAGACCTTCAGTCAGATATTTCTTTACCCATGGGATTATTTTGCCTGCGGGCAGTGATAATAAAGCCGTTAACACTATAAATCTATTTGAATTCAGAAAGGCAAAAAATGCAGTCAAACAATCAGACGCCAGCTCCCAGACACAACCCGGGTGATTTTATTCCGGTAATAAATACTTCTAAATGTGAAGGGGATGGAGAATGCACCGTGGCTTGCCCCAATGGTGTATTTGAAATATATAAATTATCCGCCGAAGAAAAAAGCCAGCTCCCATTTTTCGCCAGGCTCAAAGTATCTGCTCATGGTAGCAAACAAGCCAGATTAGTCCACCCAGAACGCTGTGAAGGCTGCGGCACTTGCGTAAGTGCCTGCCATGAAAAAGCAATTAAATTAAAAAGAACCCAAAATAGCGGCTAACAGTCTGAATTAGCTGGGGTTAAGGCGCTTAATCCGGATACAAGTACCTGACTTTGCGTCTTAACCCTTTATATTCCCCAGTTTTACGTCTAATACCCCCGGCAGTTTCTGACAGCCTGTTTGACCGCCTGAGTTGCAGATTTGGCCATCATCTCCCCCAGTTTGGTATGTCCGCCTACATAAGTATACTTGTCATCCCCGCCTGATACGCTGATTATCTGGTCTGTTCCCGTTCCGGTTGCCTGCCATTCGGGGTGTACCGCACTCCGTATATCCAGTTCCTGTAAAGCTACATTCTTAGCCTCGGTCAGTGTGATATACGACGAAGCAAGCGTGGGTGTCTCCAGAGTAGAGCCGGTAAGCAGGATAATATTTATCGTGCCTATCTTCTCAAACTTGCCATTTCGCTCTATACCGCTTGCGGCATCACAGCCTATCCGCATGGCGTTGGTCTTGACCCCGGCAGTAGCAAAGGCAAGTACCCAAAATTCTTCATAACTTTCTTCCGCCCAGGCTATTTTGTCCTGGTCTACTCCAGTAGATAAAAATGAGACTTTATCCAGGTCTGTGCCGTATCTCTCAAGGACTTCTTCCAGCACTACCGAATAGGCTGTCTGCCAGTCTGATGAGTTGTCGTGCATGAAATCCCAGAGTTCAGGGGGTATGTGGGTGTTTAAGATATATCTGGCCTTACCCAGCCCGGTGCGGGTGGAGAGTATATTCCTTTCCTCCGGCAGTTCTATTACCAAAGTATTGGTGGACGCACCCAGTGCCTTATGATAGACAATGCCTGCTTTTACCCCGTGAAAACTGCCCAGTTCTTTATAACAGGTATCTGTTTTCAGTTCAGATATCACCTTTGTTCCCTCCATATCAGCCTTATTCCCTTTCCCCGTAAAATATGCCCCCTCCGGAATACAGGAGGGGGCTAATTATCTTTAACTCCGCACCTGCTCTTTCCGTAGTCACCGGAAGGGCAGTACCTGAATCCGGGCGCTTTGCTGGCTTGCTCTTTTCCCCGCTCACAGTAGGCGCTACTGCTCCGGATTTTCACCGGCTTTCTTTCCCGTTTCCAGGACATTTCTGGTAATATTCGTATTCGCAGGTAATATTTGTATTCGTTTGTTAATAATACCAACCCTAAGTTCTCTGCAGTTTAATGTATCCAGTTTTTTATTCACCTATTACAAATGGCATATTTAACCGTTCCCATAAATCCACATAGATAATTACGTGATATTCTCCTGGCACAAATCCTTCCTCTGGCGCATAAAGTATAAGCTTAATGGGAAATTGAGAATGCAAGTTATCCTCTATCTGTATAGGGTCTGCTTCACTATCCCGAAACCAGCGCACATTAAGGGTCTTACAACACATATCATCCGATAACGAAAAAACTAAAAATATCGACTCTGCAGATGACGAAAATACATTGCCCCTATCAATCGGCCGTCCGTACGGATCAAGCATATCGGTAACATCTGCCTGTGTTACCAGTAAACCCAAATCAGGGCAAGCATCCGGTATTACTTTTTCTGTCTCTGGTTCAGCACAGCCATAGCACCCCATTATCAGCAATAGACACCCTGTAAACAGGGCTAACTTCGTTCTCCCAAACCAGTTTGTTGAAAAATTAAGTAACATATTCAGGCTTGTGCTGATTTCGCAGCTTTTTCTGCCAGTCTATCTTGAGCTACCTTTAATAGCCATGCATTGGGATCAAGGCTTTTGTCTTCATTTAAGCGCTTCTCGGCATAATACATTTTTTCGTCAGAACTATCCTGAAATTTAACCAGATTTGATGTCTGATTTTTCCATGAAAAACCGGATACTACCCGCTGAGCCCTGCCACCACAGCCGGGACAGCGGTCAATCTGGCAATCTTCTGGTTTACCTATTTTCTCATATGAACTCTGGCAAAACTGGCATCTATATTCGTATAAAGGCATTTTACTCTCACTTATGCTGGGCAGTGCAGTAATAAGCTGCACCGCCCAACAGCTTGATTTATTTTTCTTGGCGTCTAATTAACTGGAAAGTAACAAGAGCAAGAACAATACTTACAATTAATAGAATACCCCAACCGAAAAGGGCACCTTGAATGAACACCATACTGCCCAATTCTTCGCCAAGCTGAGCACCCAACCAGGCAAAACCGATAATCCATAAAACACCGGACAAAAGCAGCATAATCCAGTGCCACCATTTAACAGCTTTACCGTATCCTTTGGCCATGGAATATACTGCCCAGGCCGCAGCTGCCAGACCAAGTCCCATCAGTACGTTTAAGAGCATCATCCACATATTACTTCACCCCCATTGGAGTATTGACAAAACTGCTGACATATTCATTAGTTTGAATCCACTTCGGAGGTTCGTAAACACCCTGATAGTTAGGCGGATTAAGTTCTTCCTGATAATGCTTGGGATAGAGTGTCCGTTCTGCCCAGATAGCTATATTTTGGGATGTACCAGTAGCATCATGAGACAAAACTTCACGCACGAAGCGATGTACCCAAGTGTTCTTTTTGGTCCACGGGCATACTGAGATACAGGCACGGCAACCCATAGGCCCGGCCCCCAGATTCCAACCGTCGCGGCATTTAGCAAGATTAGTGTTGAAACGGCGCTGCCCGTAGATCTCAAATTTGGGCTTGTCATCATAGCTTATAGCCTGAGTAGGACAGACCTGAGCGCACAATTTACAGCGGCTACAGAACTCTGCAAGGTTAAAATCTACCGGTTTATCTGCGGCTAAAGGCAGACTGGTAGTAATAACGGCAGGTCTTACGTTACCGCCAAAGTCAGGAGCAAGACAGT
This sequence is a window from Dehalococcoides mccartyi 195. Protein-coding genes within it:
- a CDS encoding nitrogenase component I subunit alpha, which produces MVKESIYNPEEIKDKLVADFPSKIARKRAKAIVVNTGTDETPQIAANARTVPGLITMRGCAYAGCKGVILGPTRDVLSITHGPIGCGFYSWLTRRNQTRPPKPEDENFMTYCLSTDMQESEIVFGGEKKLAQAIEEAYQLFKPKTIVVHATCPVGLIGDDIHQVTRAAQEKLGIKVFGFSCEGYKGVSQSAGHHIANNQIFKHMVGTDNTASPSPYRVNLLGEYNIGGDAFVIEDLFARCGFELVSTFCGNSDHDSMCRSHTAELNLVMCHRSINYMADMMETKYGIPWIKVNFIGAEATAKSLRKIARYFGDEKLIEQTERVIEEEMPAVSEARQLYQERCRGKKVMLFVGGSRAHHYQELFKELGMEVVAAGYEFAHRDDYEGRRVLPSITVDADSRNIEELTVEKDPERYKERVSPEKCAELAANGVEFKDYAGMMPEMEAGSLTIDEPSHHETFRLLELYKPDLYCAGVKEKYAVQKTGIPCLQLHSYDYGGPFAGFEGAINFYKDVDRLVSSRIWSYLEAPWQRQTQVKATYGI
- a CDS encoding P-II family nitrogen regulator → MKEVMAIIRFNKINITKRALVDAGFASITMLKTMGRGKGNVDYLLLAGAEGGHEEAISQLGPSLKLVPKRLITLVVPDDQVKTVVNTVIEVNRTENHGDGKIFVMPVLEAVRLRTGERGEDAIDSVVNVL
- a CDS encoding P-II family nitrogen regulator, with amino-acid sequence MMIMVRAIVRPEKVDDVMAELMYAGFPAVTKIDVFGRGKQRGIRAGSVSYDELPKVLLLTVIDDKDKEFVIDTIMKTARTGEKGNFGDGKIFISPVEEAYTISTGSAVL
- the nifH gene encoding nitrogenase iron protein; protein product: MRKVAIYGKGGIGKSTTTQNTVAALAEMGRKVLVVGCDPKADSTRLLLGGLAQKTVLDTLREEGEDVELDLVRKTGFGNTLCVESGGPEPGVGCAGRGIITAVNLMEQLGGYESDSPLDYVFYDVLGDVVCGGFAMPIREGKAEEVYIVCSGEMMAMYAANNICKGIRKFADAGSVKLGGLICNSRMVDNEKEMIAEFAKRLGTQMIHFVPRDNDVQRAEINKKTVIEWNPQAKQADEYRALAKAIDNNQMFVVPKPISVDELESLLVEFGVIS
- a CDS encoding ABC transporter ATP-binding protein, with amino-acid sequence MLEVNIKKKLPGFDLEVAFSADSGIMAMLGPSGSGKTMTLQCVAGLTQVDEGYINLNGEVLLDTSRKIDIRPQVRRVGFVFQNYALFPHLTVRDNIAYGIRHLEKAESDGIITRLMENMHIASLGHRFPSQLSAGQQQRVALARAIAPEPRVLLLDEPFSALDAVVKESLEIELLSLQQFYKGIIILVTHNFAEGYRMSSKMAIYESGRIAQCGDKGKIVGSPANLTVAGLMGFKNLLVGTVSQIIGQDLYLEVPGLSLFKIRLPEQMQLAVGMRLTLGIRSEFVRVSAAAEENSLPGVVSGVINEVASTRCFFSAGANLQYTFEAFLPPPADASLKVGSRLNFCFPTEHLVVVGQAGETAQTGSLAG
- the modB gene encoding molybdate ABC transporter permease subunit, which gives rise to MDSYLLPLWISCKTVLVTTAITFILGIAVARWMARYSGKYKGMIDGIFILPLVLPPTVVGFGLLMLFGKNGPLGEFLSLFDMTVVFSWPATVIAAVIMTFPLMYMSARAGFEQVDVNIENAARTLGASEWRVFWTITMPAARPAIMAATVLAFARALGEFGATLMLAGNIPGKTTTIPVAIYFNIQAGHTDKAMVLVFIVLAISFVSLAALTYWKLKIPAKP
- the modA gene encoding molybdate ABC transporter substrate-binding protein, coding for MKRMVNRILPRFVAVFAVMGVLVFSGCSPAEENHVAVEISISAAASMTDALQEINALYMQENSWVTLSVNFASSGTLQKQIENGAPVDVFISAAPAQMNALEEGGFLVDSSRRNLLNNKIVLIVPSDSTLGLDSFMDLLDSGVVRIALGDPEFVPAGTYGKKALEILGIYDQLLPKLILGSDVRQVLGYVEGANVEAGIVYSTDAAITDGVVIVAEAPAEVNTLIVYPAAIIKGCQDIEAAQAYIDFLFGQEAAAIFAEYGFSLAEG
- a CDS encoding winged helix-turn-helix transcriptional regulator, with amino-acid sequence MMNRKLPDNTPKLALIGCSDILPNGLENDLTEAGYSCLSFDFSLVKLLENSTEPLDAVIICLIDWDDDRLEACEKLLGGKVFTPDIPLVAVVNEKTMRKIPRQFEFDEIIITPYSRPEMEFRLGRIIYQFRQKVSRNIIEIDDISITLDSYEVRVKDRLLSLTLKEYELLKYLASNRGRVYTRESLLETIWGFDYYGGTRTVDVHIRRLRSKIGDFNEKYIKTVRGVGYTFRAARLPVA
- a CDS encoding MarR family winged helix-turn-helix transcriptional regulator, which produces MTDQHNRIKADTERDELTQQILEHMHVLIHHIKRDVSATHPHLSPPQARLIFIISQHSDSGISVKELARLMSITPGAVTQFINGLIDKNLITRETDPADRRSIKIKLTPPAEKEIQNLKKDFFNSAARKFGALNTEEMKILVNLVSKINPAPATEENLP
- a CDS encoding 4Fe-4S dicluster domain-containing protein; this encodes MQSNNQTPAPRHNPGDFIPVINTSKCEGDGECTVACPNGVFEIYKLSAEEKSQLPFFARLKVSAHGSKQARLVHPERCEGCGTCVSACHEKAIKLKRTQNSG
- a CDS encoding adenosylcobinamide amidohydrolase gives rise to the protein MISELKTDTCYKELGSFHGVKAGIVYHKALGASTNTLVIELPEERNILSTRTGLGKARYILNTHIPPELWDFMHDNSSDWQTAYSVVLEEVLERYGTDLDKVSFLSTGVDQDKIAWAEESYEEFWVLAFATAGVKTNAMRIGCDAASGIERNGKFEKIGTINIILLTGSTLETPTLASSYITLTEAKNVALQELDIRSAVHPEWQATGTGTDQIISVSGGDDKYTYVGGHTKLGEMMAKSATQAVKQAVRNCRGY
- a CDS encoding zinc ribbon domain-containing protein — translated: MPLYEYRCQFCQSSYEKIGKPEDCQIDRCPGCGGRAQRVVSGFSWKNQTSNLVKFQDSSDEKMYYAEKRLNEDKSLDPNAWLLKVAQDRLAEKAAKSAQA
- a CDS encoding 4Fe-4S double cluster binding domain-containing protein gives rise to the protein MGEIGRTSNCLAPDFGGNVRPAVITTSLPLAADKPVDFNLAEFCSRCKLCAQVCPTQAISYDDKPKFEIYGQRRFNTNLAKCRDGWNLGAGPMGCRACISVCPWTKKNTWVHRFVREVLSHDATGTSQNIAIWAERTLYPKHYQEELNPPNYQGVYEPPKWIQTNEYVSSFVNTPMGVK